GGGGTGCCGTACGACTCGAGCACCTGACGCCAGACGCGATAGACCTCGTGCACGCCGTCCTGGTCCCAGTACGGGGTGTGGACACGGTGGTCGACGCCGTCGTCGGCAGTGTCGCCGTCCGTCGTCCCGTCGCCCTCGGTGCTCTGGGTGTCGCCGAGCATCGTCGTGCGCTCGCGCGCGTCGGGCAGGCCCTGCTCCTTGATGAGGCCGTGGGCCACGTCGACGCGGAAGCCGTCGACGCCCCGGTCGAGCCAGAAGCGCAGCACCGACTCGAACTCCGAGCGCACCCGGGGGTTCTCCCAGTTGAAGTCGGGCTGCTTGCGGTCGAAGAGGTGCAGGTACCACTGGCCGGGGGTGCCGTCGGCGTCCGTCGTCCGGGTCCACGCGGGGCCGCCGAAGACCGACTGCCAGTTGTTCGGGGGCAGCTCGCCGTGCTCGCCCGTGCCGTCGCGGAACATGTAGAGGTCACGCTCGGCCGAGCCGGGCGCCGCGGCCAGCGCCGCCTGGAACCACACGTGCTCGTCGCTGCTGTGGTTGGGCACGAGGTCGACGATGACGCGGATGCCGAGGCCGTGCGCGGTCTCGAGGAGGGCGTCGGCGTCGGCGAGGGTGCCGAAGAGGGGGTCGACGTCGCGGTAGTCGGCGACGTCGTAGCCGGCGTCGGCCTGGGGCGAGGTGTAGAACGGCGAGAGCCAGACGGCGTCGACGCCGAGGTCACGCAGGTAGGTGAGGCGGCTCGTGATGCCGGGCAGGTCGCCGATGCCGTCGCCGTCGGAGTCGCTCCACGAGCGCGGGTAGATCTGGTAGATCACCGCCTGGCGCCACCACGCGGCGTCCGGGCTGTCGGCGGCGTGCACGACGTCGGAGACGCGGAGGGTGTCGGGGTCGACGGGTCCGTCGAGGGTGGGGCGGTCGAGGGTCGAGGCAGAGCGGGTCACGAGCCACCATCGTTCCGCACGGACGGCAAAAAACAAAAGGAATCCGCAAGAACTTGCAGGATGCCGGGTGGCCGGGTCGCGTCGGACCCCTCCCCGGGCCTGTCCTGCGCCCCACCGCGGCACGGCCGTGGGTCCCGGCGGCACCTCTGGCCAGTGTCGGTGTGACCCGGTACACAGAGTCGATGGACCGCGTCGACCCCCGCAGATGCCCGACACCGGCCCGACGACCCGGGGAGGGGCCGTGAGGGCCGGCTTCGTCGTCCCGTACGCCACCGAGCTCGAGTTCGTCGAGCTCGCCCGGTTGGGGGAGCGCCACGGCTGGGACGCCGTGTTCGGGTGGGAGGCCCTCTTCGGCGTCGAGGCGTGGGTGCAGCTCGGGGCCGCCGCCGTGGCCACCGAGCGCATCCGGCTCGGCACGCTGCTCACCCCCGCGTCGCGCCACCGTCCGTGGGACCTCGCCTCAAGGGTCGGGTCGGTCGACCGGCTCAGCGGCGGCCGGGTCGTCATGTCGGTGGGGCTCGGTGCCCTGCACGAGGGGTGGACGGCATTCGAGCCCGACGAGGGTCGGGCGACCCGGGCGCGCAAGCTCGACGAGTGCCTCGACGTCTACGCGGGCCTGCTCGGCGGCGACCCCACGTTCCGCTACGACGGCGAGCACTACGGCATGGAGGCGAGCGACTTCATGCGGCCGCCCCCGACCCCACAGCGGCCCCACCCACCGGTGTGGGTCGTCGGGGCGGTGGCACCGGCCGGTCGTCGGCAGCGGTCGCTCGAGCGGGCGGCGCGGTGGCAGGGCCTCATCCCCGCCGTCCACGGCGAGGAGGGCGAGCCCCGCCGGGTCGAGGACTTCGCCGACGTCACCGCGCGGGTGCGCGACCTGCGCGGAGGGCTCGGACTGCCCTGGGAGGGCTACGACGTCGTGGCCGAGGCCGACTCGTGGGGCGCGTTCGCCCGGCTCGAGCCCCCCGACCCCCGGGCCTGGGAGCAGGCCGGGGCGACGTGGTGGGTCGAGAGCTGGTGGGACGTCCCGCCGGGCCCCGACGGTCTGGCGGAGGTGCGCCGCCGCGTCGAGGCGGGCCCTCCCGACGGCGTCGGGCCCGCCCGACGCGTCAGGCCCCCTCGCCCATCGTGTTGACGAGGGAGTAGGCGGCCCGGGTGAGGTAGTCACGCAGCCGGTCGTCGTCCTCGGGCGTCAGCTCGAGGGTGTCCACGGCGGCCATCATGTGCAGCAGCCAGCGGTCGCGCATGTCCGGCGTGACGGCGAAGGGCATGTGCCGCATCCGCAGCCGGGGGTGGCCGCGCTGCTCCGAGTACGTCGTCGGTCCGCCCCAGTACTGCTCGAAGAACATCCGGAGCCGCTCCTCCGCGGGCCTCAGGTCCTCCTCGGGGTAGAGCGCCCGCAGCTGCTCGTCGCCCCGCACGCCCCGGTAGAACTCGTGGACGAGCTTGACGAACGCCTCGTGGCCGCCGAAGTCGTCGTAGTGGGTCACGCGCCCATCCTCGCAGAGGCCCTGACGCTCACCGCGGGCCGCCCGTGGCGCCGGGCCCACCGGGGCCACCGGTGCCCGGCGTGAAGGGCGGCAGGCCGACGACGGGCGGGGTGCGCACGCCGGCGACGTCGAGGGCGTTCTTGATGCGCTCGCGCATCTCGCGCTGCACGGCGAAGTGCTCCTGCGAGACCGTCTTGGCCGTGACCCGGATCGTCACGGCGCCGCCCGCGATCGACTCGATGCCGACGACCTCCGGCTCCTCGAGCAGCTTCTCGGCGAGCGGGGGGCCGTCGTCGAGCACGGACACGACGTCGCGGATGACCCGCATCGCCCGCTCGGCGTCCTCGTCGATGGCGATCGCGACGTCGACGATGGCGGTGCTCCAGCCCTGCGACCGGTTGCCGATGCGCACGATCTCGCCGTTGCGGACGTACCACGTGACACCGTTCGCGTCGCGCAGCCGCGTCACCCGCAGGGAGACGTTCTCGACCGTGCCGACCGCCTCGCCGGTGTCGATGACGTCACCGACCCCGTACTGGTCCTCGACGATCATGAAGACGCCGGAGAGGAAGTCCTTGACGAGGCTCTGCGCCCCGAAGGCGAGGGCGACGCCACCGACCCCGGCCGAGGTGAGGGCCGGCCCGAGCGGCACGCCGAGCTTGTCGAGCACGGTCAGCGCCGCGATGCCGAAGACGAGGAAGGTGACGATGCTGCGCAGCAGCGAGCCCATCGTCTCGGCGCGCTGCACGTGCCGCTGCGTGCCGACCCCGGTGAGGCCGGCGACGGCCCGC
This is a stretch of genomic DNA from Terracoccus luteus. It encodes these proteins:
- a CDS encoding alpha-amylase family glycosyl hydrolase, producing the protein MTRSASTLDRPTLDGPVDPDTLRVSDVVHAADSPDAAWWRQAVIYQIYPRSWSDSDGDGIGDLPGITSRLTYLRDLGVDAVWLSPFYTSPQADAGYDVADYRDVDPLFGTLADADALLETAHGLGIRVIVDLVPNHSSDEHVWFQAALAAAPGSAERDLYMFRDGTGEHGELPPNNWQSVFGGPAWTRTTDADGTPGQWYLHLFDRKQPDFNWENPRVRSEFESVLRFWLDRGVDGFRVDVAHGLIKEQGLPDARERTTMLGDTQSTEGDGTTDGDTADDGVDHRVHTPYWDQDGVHEVYRVWRQVLESYGTPDRILCAEAWVEPQERAVAYVRPDEMHQAFNFDFLTAPWIAHDLRSVIESSLRAADSVGAPSTWVLSNHDVVRHASRLGFEPGHRRQNGIAAGDPQPDRALGLRRARAATTLMLALPGGAYVYQGEELGLPDSTDMPDEFRQDPTFARTAGAETGRDGCRVPLPWVAGAPSNGFGPSDRTWLPQPDVYREYAVDTQVGVEGSTLELYRTLLAGRRDLALGTGSLAFVEGYGSDVVALVNGGREQVLVVANLGAEPVRLPEGAEVLVSSAPLVDDLVPTDTTVWARWA
- a CDS encoding LLM class flavin-dependent oxidoreductase, encoding MRAGFVVPYATELEFVELARLGERHGWDAVFGWEALFGVEAWVQLGAAAVATERIRLGTLLTPASRHRPWDLASRVGSVDRLSGGRVVMSVGLGALHEGWTAFEPDEGRATRARKLDECLDVYAGLLGGDPTFRYDGEHYGMEASDFMRPPPTPQRPHPPVWVVGAVAPAGRRQRSLERAARWQGLIPAVHGEEGEPRRVEDFADVTARVRDLRGGLGLPWEGYDVVAEADSWGAFARLEPPDPRAWEQAGATWWVESWWDVPPGPDGLAEVRRRVEAGPPDGVGPARRVRPPRPSC
- a CDS encoding globin; protein product: MTHYDDFGGHEAFVKLVHEFYRGVRGDEQLRALYPEEDLRPAEERLRMFFEQYWGGPTTYSEQRGHPRLRMRHMPFAVTPDMRDRWLLHMMAAVDTLELTPEDDDRLRDYLTRAAYSLVNTMGEGA
- a CDS encoding mechanosensitive ion channel family protein; its protein translation is MRHPLSAVVPGLPSLSSLTWGQVGDWLAGTPLVILLVVVLAFVVRWLLNRVIGRLVATATSRRTERLASLPGAGRAVAGLTGVGTQRHVQRAETMGSLLRSIVTFLVFGIAALTVLDKLGVPLGPALTSAGVGGVALAFGAQSLVKDFLSGVFMIVEDQYGVGDVIDTGEAVGTVENVSLRVTRLRDANGVTWYVRNGEIVRIGNRSQGWSTAIVDVAIAIDEDAERAMRVIRDVVSVLDDGPPLAEKLLEEPEVVGIESIAGGAVTIRVTAKTVSQEHFAVQREMRERIKNALDVAGVRTPPVVGLPPFTPGTGGPGGPGATGGPR